In the Topomyia yanbarensis strain Yona2022 chromosome 3, ASM3024719v1, whole genome shotgun sequence genome, one interval contains:
- the LOC131693806 gene encoding GPI ethanolamine phosphate transferase 2 isoform X3, giving the protein MLAKIEHVSFYLFTVFMFSIVLFCYGFFPLSFSTSNKSSLLDLPSSLDNVKLNASLYKTRHSRAVLMVIDALRTDFVMQPQNMPFLNELLANGTACQYKVQVHPPTVTMPRIKAMTSGAIPSFLDVILNLGSPECDVDTFLYQLVHQHQRIVFYGDNTWTSMFPALFHRTGENVDSLYVNDFYEGDRNITKHMHSEFNNYDWKLMILHFLGLDHIGHVEGPFSNKVPTKLQEMDNVIRNIFEAMYTQVTKNRKFHTKSLMVITGDHGMRDSGGHGGSTYAETHVPLLIIGNSCSKSDQLYLQIDVAPTIAALMGVAIPYSSIGSLVEPVLNDIPPVERVYVAYYNTKRLIDKIKIFHQNNLKEQDFFLQYKEAKLLHTMFLENQDDLTILEKAMNKYSIVSRSVSKLLIKNYIQYDMLSILTGIVLSSFTTILVVMLIMSPQSTNIRIEVKLINFVIFSVFGVLIKIKDCEHHYKRDQPFKDKQTSFVILSAREG; this is encoded by the exons ATGTTAGCAAAAATCGAACATGTTTCCTTTTACCTCTTCACcgtttttatgttttcaattgTACTGTTCTGTTACGGATTCTTTCCCTTATCGTTTTCAACATCCAACAAATCCAGTCTATTGGATTTGCCCAGTTCGCTGGACAATGTCAA GCTCAACGCAAGTCTGTACAAAACACGACACTCGCGTGCCGTTCTGATGGTTATTGACGCCCTGCGAACCGATTTTGTTATGCAGCCACAAAACATGCCATTCTTGAATGAGTTGCTTGCCAACGGAACTGCATGTCAGTATAAGGTGCAAGTTCATCCACCTACTGTGACAATGCCGAGGATTAAAGCAATGACGTCTGGTGCTATTCCAAGCTTTCTGGATGTTATTTTGAATTTAGGTAGCCCCGAATGCGATGTTGATACGTTCTTGTATCAACTGGTTCATCAGCATCAGCGAATTGTGTTTTATGGGGACAATACATGGACTAGTATGTTTCCCGCTTTATTCCACAGGACAGGCGAAAATGTAGATTCACTTTATGTAAACGATTTTTATGAG GGGGATAGGAACATCACAAAACATATGCATTCTGAATTCAATAATTATGATTGGAAGTTGATGATTCTACATTTTTTGGGACTTGACCATATCGGTCATGTGGAAGGGCCTTTTAGCAACAAGGTCCCTACCAAATTGCAAGAAATGGACAACGTTATCAGGAATATTTTTGAAGCAATGTACACACAGGTTACTAAG AATAGAAAATTTCACACTAAGTCTCTAATGGTTATTACGGGTGATCACGGAATGCGTGACTCTGGGGGCCATGGTGGATCTACCTATGCGGAAACACATGTTCCACTACTGATTATTGGAAACAGCTGTTCGAAGAGTGATCAGCTTTACCTACAAATCGACGTTGCTCCTACTATAGCCGCACTGATGGGAGTTGCCATTCCTTATTCCTCGATTGGCTCACTAGTAGAACCAGTTTTGAATGATATCCCGCCAGTTGAGAGAGTGTATGTTGCATATTACAATACCAAAAGACTGATtgataaaatcaaaatattccatcAGAATAATCTTAAAGAGCAAG ATTTTTTCTTGCAATATAAGGAAGCCAAACTGTTGCACACTATGTTTCTAGAAAACCAAGATGATTTAACTATTTTGGAGAAAGCGATGAACAAGTATTCAATCGTCAGCCGAAGCGTATCCAAGCTCTTGATTAAGAATTATATTCAATATGACATGCTCAGTATTCTAACTGGAATTGTTCTAAGTAGCTTT ACTACAATCTTAGTTGTTATGTTAATTATGAGTCCACAAAGCACTAACATCAGAATTGAAGTGAAGCTCATCAACTTCGTGATCTTTTCAGTCTTTGGAGTATTGATCAA AATTAAAGATTGCGAACACCACTATAAACGAGATCAGCCATTCAAGGACAAGCAAACTTCTTTTGTCATACTGTCGGCAAGAGAGGGTTGA
- the LOC131693808 gene encoding protein immune deficiency, whose amino-acid sequence MGKFKNIFVNLFPKTSSKLETDAVIIPRRSNTVSSESDKIDVLNNEHTGPGNTAVENSAIVPTSSDSLVAVNLDAPEQQLELANPSAGALTQNIVNNVQNNTLAAPQTSITNTAGIQVYQIKNAQNVHIGTSFTFHTGEDRIKPTNTSGNVKWANLKLSDTIKQMMDCKEDLDTGMMDTISRHMGYEWKSFARTLQYSDGQIEAFECDHSTLAEQIYHFVLDWIRNDDEPTLGRMVKLLWEHKHKETVYYMKLLWKKRNRKTPD is encoded by the exons ATGGGAAAGTTCAAGAATATATTTGTAAATTTGTTCCCGAAGACTAGTTCAAAATTAGAAACGGATGCGGTCATAATTCCAAGAAGATCAAACACAGTGAGCAGTGAGAGCGATAAAATCGACGTTCTAAACAATGAACACACAGGTCCAGGTAACACTGCAGTGGAGAATTCAGCTATCGTGCCAACTTCATCAGACTCACTAGTAGCAGTGAATCTGGATGCTCCGGAACAACAGCTCGAACTTGCAAATCCGAGTGCAGGGGCGCTGACGCAGAATATTGTCAACAATGTACAAAACAATACTTTAGCGGCACCTCAGACATCGATAACCAATACAGCTGGAATTCAGGTGTATCAGATAAAAAACGCTCAAAATGTTCACATTGGAACCAGCTTTACATTCCACACTGGCGAAGATCGCATCAAACCAACCAATACAAGCGGTAATGTTAAGTGGGCAAACCTCAAGCTATCAGATACCATCAAACAAATGATGGATTGTAAGGAAGACCTAGACACGGGCATGATGGACACCATATCCAGACACATGGGATACGAATGGAAAAGTTTCGCCAGAACTCTGCAGTACTCTGATGGCCAGATTGAAGCATTCGAATGTGATCACAGTACATTGGCCGAG CAAATTTATCATTTTGTGCTTGACTGGATACGAAACGATGATGAACCTACGCTTGGACGAATGGTTAAGTTGTTATGGGAACATAAACATAAGGAAACAGTTTATTATATGAAACTTTTATGGAAAAAACGAAACCGCAAAACTCCCGACTAA
- the LOC131691628 gene encoding uncharacterized protein LOC131691628, with protein MRRYPSVDQQHAAAVQIVKLFPQLSNTRVTPTAPDESFFFWRNGGKEKGAHTGMIFHRIRNVIKQLPAEKHKYNRGTMPVEESVSTELVERAQLLRVMLASASVAEHICDEMDRCFPVLKLLLKEKKPVNDILDMFPHLCSYEGLVIRQMFERLYPNRTEGLKIEDVFSQCLSYSPSRFSRVEDGEI; from the exons ATGCGCAGGTATCCTTCTGTTGATCAACAGCATGCGGCAGCTGTTCAAATCGTAAAATTATTTCCACAACTTAGTAATACGCGAGTTACACCAACTGCTCCTGATGAG TCATTTTTCTTTTGGCGCAACGGAGGCAAGGAAAAGGGTGCTCATACTGGCATGATATTTCATCGCATCCGGAATGTCATCAAACAGCTACCTGCAGAAAAACATAAATATAATCGAGGAACTATGCCTGTAGAAGAGTCCGTTTCAACTGAACTTGTAGAGCGGGCTCAATTGCTCCGAGTAATGCTTGCATCGGCATCAGTAGCAGaacatatttgtgatgaaatggaccGATGCTTTCCAGTCCTCAAACTGttattaaaagaaaagaaacccgTTAATGATATCTTGGATATGTTTCCACACCTGTGTTCATATGAAGGATTGGTG ATTCGTCAAATGTTTGAGAGATTGTATCCTAACAGAACAGAAGGTCTCAAAATCGAGGATGTCTTCTCTCAGTGTCTATCTTATTCACCGTCCAGATTCTCTAGAGTAGAAGATggtgagatataa
- the LOC131691003 gene encoding proteasome subunit alpha type-4 isoform X1 codes for MARRYDSRTTIFSPEGRLYQVEYAMEAISHAGTSLGILAKDGILLAAERRNTNKLLDSVIFSEKIYKLNDDMVCSVAGITSDANVLTNLLRVIAQRYQLNYGEAMPCEQLVSHLCDVKQAYTQYGGKRPFGVSILYMGWDKHYGYQLYQSDPSGNYGGWKATCIGNNSAAAVSALKQELGDNEITLAQAQDLSVKVLSKTLDMTKLTSEKIEMAVLTRENNKTVIKILTSTEVDALIAKYEKAEAEAEAAKKEKLAQKGDK; via the exons ATG GCTCGTCGTTATGATTCTCGAACAACCATTTTTTCGCCCGAGGGTCGCCTTTATCAGGTGGAGTATGCTATGGAAGCTATATCTCACGCCGGCACATCGCTGGGTATCTTAGCAAAAGATGGCATTTTACTGGCAGCGGAAAGACGGAATACCAATAAGCtattggacagtgtcattttctccgaaaaaatatataaactCAATGA TGACATGGTATGTTCGGTAGCAGGTATTACTTCGGATGCGAATGTATTAACCAATCTGCTGCGTGTCATTGCTCAGCGCTATCAGTTAAATTACGGTGAGGCTATGCCTTGTGAACAGTTGGTGTCGCATTTATGCGACGTAAAACAGGCCTACACACAGTACGGCGGAAAGCGTCCGTTTGGAGTATCCATCTTATATATGGGATGGGACAAACATTACGGTTATCAACTGTACCAGTCTGATCCAAGTGGTAATTACGGTGGATGGAAGGCCACTTGCATTGGGAACAATTCCGCT GCTGCCGTGTCAGCACTTAAACAAGAACTTGGAGACAACGAGATTACTTTAGCTCAAGCGCAAGATCTTTCGGTAAAAGTGCTTTCAAAGACGCTTGATATGACAAAGCTAACATCAGAAAAAA TTGAGATGGCTGTATTGACAAGAGAAAACAACAAAACGGTTATCAAAATTTTAACAAGTACGGAAGTTGACGCTTTGATTGCAAAGTACGAAAAGGCAGAAGCCGAGGCTGAAGCAGCTAAAAAAGAGAAGTTAGCTCAAAAGGGGGACAAGTAA
- the LOC131691003 gene encoding proteasome subunit alpha type-4 isoform X2: MEAISHAGTSLGILAKDGILLAAERRNTNKLLDSVIFSEKIYKLNDDMVCSVAGITSDANVLTNLLRVIAQRYQLNYGEAMPCEQLVSHLCDVKQAYTQYGGKRPFGVSILYMGWDKHYGYQLYQSDPSGNYGGWKATCIGNNSAAAVSALKQELGDNEITLAQAQDLSVKVLSKTLDMTKLTSEKIEMAVLTRENNKTVIKILTSTEVDALIAKYEKAEAEAEAAKKEKLAQKGDK; this comes from the exons ATGGAAGCTATATCTCACGCCGGCACATCGCTGGGTATCTTAGCAAAAGATGGCATTTTACTGGCAGCGGAAAGACGGAATACCAATAAGCtattggacagtgtcattttctccgaaaaaatatataaactCAATGA TGACATGGTATGTTCGGTAGCAGGTATTACTTCGGATGCGAATGTATTAACCAATCTGCTGCGTGTCATTGCTCAGCGCTATCAGTTAAATTACGGTGAGGCTATGCCTTGTGAACAGTTGGTGTCGCATTTATGCGACGTAAAACAGGCCTACACACAGTACGGCGGAAAGCGTCCGTTTGGAGTATCCATCTTATATATGGGATGGGACAAACATTACGGTTATCAACTGTACCAGTCTGATCCAAGTGGTAATTACGGTGGATGGAAGGCCACTTGCATTGGGAACAATTCCGCT GCTGCCGTGTCAGCACTTAAACAAGAACTTGGAGACAACGAGATTACTTTAGCTCAAGCGCAAGATCTTTCGGTAAAAGTGCTTTCAAAGACGCTTGATATGACAAAGCTAACATCAGAAAAAA TTGAGATGGCTGTATTGACAAGAGAAAACAACAAAACGGTTATCAAAATTTTAACAAGTACGGAAGTTGACGCTTTGATTGCAAAGTACGAAAAGGCAGAAGCCGAGGCTGAAGCAGCTAAAAAAGAGAAGTTAGCTCAAAAGGGGGACAAGTAA